In the genome of Deinococcus sp. Leaf326, one region contains:
- a CDS encoding GTP-binding protein, whose amino-acid sequence MAKGTFERTKPHVNVGTIGHVDHGKTTLTAAI is encoded by the coding sequence ATGGCAAAAGGAACGTTTGAGCGCACGAAGCCGCACGTGAACGTGGGCACCATCGGGCACGTCGATCACGGCAAGACCACCCTGACGGCCGCCATCA